In one window of Nicotiana tabacum cultivar K326 chromosome 12, ASM71507v2, whole genome shotgun sequence DNA:
- the LOC107809184 gene encoding aldehyde oxidase GLOX-like: MALIKIQSFCLFFTILILFSLFPSLSSSLSHHHSRRHSQSSQLLPTIFRPSFFTSTESGGEWVTLQESIGVSAMHMQLLYNNKVVIFDRTDFGPSNLSLPDGKCRYNDEALDVDCTAHSLLYDVSSNTFRPLMVQTDVWCSSGAVNSDGTLIQTGGYHAGDHKIRLFSPCDDVDHCDWTELPQNLTVQRWYASDHILPDGRVIIVGGRRAFSYEFFPKNVNDSVFYLKFLKETTDHKEENNLYPFLYILPDGNLYIFANQKSVVLDYVNNKIVKEFPMIPGEKRSYPATGSSVMLPLRLTTGDSAQNPVVEMMICGGASGGAYIKAQKGVFMRASSTCGRMRLTDPDPKWVMEAMPMGRVMPDMLLLPTGDVIILNGASKGTAGWENAFDPVLNPVLYSPNEPDPSKRFSVLNPSTIPRMYHSSATLLPDGRILVGGSNPHVRYNFTGVRYPTELSLEAFSPPYLAPQNSYLRPSILAVEGQISGFLSYGQQFSITFTLGFYQPEEELMVSMIAPSFTTHSFGMNQRLLVLDILEIEQLSMFAYKVTVVAPPSRNIAPPGYYMIFVVHQNVPGQCVWVRIQ, from the coding sequence ATGGCATTGATCAAGATTCAATCTTTTTGTTTGTTCTTCACAATCTTGATTCTTTTCTCCCTTTTCCCTTCACTATCATCATCATTATCCCACCATCATAGCCGCCGCCATAGCCAAAGTTCACAGCTGCTTCCCACTATTTTTCGTCCATCTTTTTTCACATCAACTGAAAGTGGCGGTGAATGGGTTACTTTACAAGAATCAATCGGCGTCTCCGCCATGCACATGCAACTTCTCTACAACAACAAAGTCGTCATCTTTGACAGAACCGACTTCGGCCCTTCTAATCTCTCCCTTCCCGACGGCAAATGCCGCTATAACGACGAGGCCCTTGACGTTGACTGCACTGCTCATTCTCTCCTTTACGACGTTTCATCAAACACTTTTCGTCCTCTTATGGTTCAAACGGACGTTTGGTGTTCCTCCGGCGCCGTTAATTCTGACGGCACACTTATTCAAACTGGTGGATACCATGCCGGCGACCATAAAATACGTTTATTTTCACCGTGTGATGACGTTGACCACTGTGATTGGACTGAATTACCGCAGAATTTAACTGTCCAAAGATGGTATGCTTCTGATCATATATTACCAGATGGACGTGTGATTATTGTTGGTGGAAGAAGAGCTTTTAGCTACGAATTTTTTCCCAAGAATGTGAATGATAGTGTTTTTTATCTAAAATTCTTGAAGGAAACTACTGACCATAAAGAAGAGAACAATCTTTACCCATTCTTGTACATTTTACCCGACGGGAACCTTTATATTTTTGCAAACCAAAAGTCTGTAGTATTGGATTATGTGAATAACAAGATAGTGAAGGAGTTTCCGATGATTCCCGGCGAGAAAAGGAGTTATCCGGCAACTGGGTCGTCGGTAATGCTGCCTTTACGTTTAACCACCGGTGATTCAGCTCAGAATCCGGTGGTGGAGATGATGATTTGCGGCGGCGCGTCGGGTGGCGCGTATATTAAAGCGCAGAAGGGTGTGTTCATGCGGGCTTCGAGCACGTGTGGGCGGATGAGGCTGACAGATCCAGATCCTAAATGGGTCATGGAGGCTATGCCTATGGGTCGGGTCATGCCCGATATGCTGTTGTTACCCACTGGAGATGTGATCATACTGAATGGGGCATCAAAAGGAACAGCCGGGTGGGAGAATGCATTTGACCCGGTACTGAACCCGGTTCTTTACAGCCCAAACGAACCCGACCCGAGTAAGAGATTCAGTGTTCTCAACCCTAGTACAATTCCAAGAATGTACCACTCATCAGCTACCTTATTGCCAGATGGCAGAATATTAGTGGGTGGAAGTAATCCTCATGTAAGGTATAACTTCACAGGCGTAAGGTACCCTACAGAGTTGAGCTTAGAAGCATTTTCGCCGCCATATTTAGCCCCACAAAACTCTTATCTACGCCCTTCAATCCTAGCCGTAGAGGGACAAATCAGTGGTTTCCTATCGTATGGTCAGCAATTCTCCATCACCTTCACGTTGGGGTTTTACCAGCCTGAGGAAGAGCTCATGGTAAGCATGATTGCACCCTCATTTACTACACACTCATTCGGGATGAATCAGAGGTTACTGGTTTTGGACATATTGGAAATTGAACAGCTCTCTATGTTTGCGTATAAAGTTACGGTGGTTGCACCTCCATCGCGTAATATTGCACCTCctggatattatatgatttttgTTGTTCATCAAAATGTTCCTGGTCAATGTGTTTGGGTAAGGATACAGTGA
- the LOC142167279 gene encoding uncharacterized protein LOC142167279, with product MMIKTLIWNIRSVKIQQAFQRVINMQKEHGFFVIALMEPFQNQSFIQKYRRRLGMDAAISNVNGKIWLFLDSVVQWDLLIDREQQLTIRVYHQDIGKYIMMTFVYEKCSPLDRLELWDSLYYHASDMELPWLIGGDFNVILNEEEKIRGLPVYPPEYEDFAFCVNSCELFDTGYKGSPFTW from the coding sequence ATGATGATTAAAACACTCATATGGAATATAAGATCTGTTAAGATACAACAAGCCTTTCAGAGAGTTATCAACATGCAAAAGGAACATGGTTTTTTCGTTATAGCACTTATGGAACCTTTCCAAAACCaaagttttattcaaaaatacaGGAGGAGACTAGGCATGGATGCTGCCATCTCAAATGTCAATGGCAAGATATGGCTCTTTTTGGATTCGGTTGTGCAATGGGACTTGTTAATTGATAGGGAACAACAGCTTACTATTAGAGTCTATCATCAAGATATTGGTAAATATATCATGATGACTTTCGTATATGAAAAGTGCTCACCACTGGATAGATTAGAATTATGGGACAGTTTATACTACCATGCAAGTGACATGGAACTACCATGGCTAATTGGAGGGGATTTTAATGTGATTTTGAATGAAGAAGAGAAAATTAGAGGGCTTCCAGTCTATCCTCCAGAATATGAAGACTTTGCCTTCTGTGTAAATTCATGTGAGCTCTTTGACACTGGGTACAAAGGAAGTCCTTTCACATGGTGA